A single window of Candidatus Polarisedimenticolia bacterium DNA harbors:
- a CDS encoding sigma factor, which translates to MERPYRSALQKLMERLAEGDRAALPPAFELLWPLLRRFTGRHLPSGDADDAAQEALLKIFFRAGEFDVSRSALAWVLGVAAFEIRTARRRRARRREDPPPATGSPVPRDLNATPEETAIQQDMEAMLREALGSLRPEDAETLRLYARGDRAAIAAATFRKRVQRSLVRLRAVWKVKHG; encoded by the coding sequence ATGGAGCGTCCCTACCGCTCCGCTTTGCAGAAGCTGATGGAGCGGCTCGCCGAGGGCGACCGGGCGGCGCTCCCTCCGGCCTTCGAGCTGCTCTGGCCGCTGCTGCGCCGTTTCACCGGCCGGCACCTCCCCTCCGGAGATGCGGATGACGCGGCGCAGGAGGCCCTCTTGAAGATCTTCTTTCGCGCCGGAGAATTCGATGTCTCGCGCAGCGCCCTGGCCTGGGTCCTCGGGGTCGCCGCCTTCGAGATACGGACGGCGCGGCGCCGCAGGGCCCGGCGACGCGAGGATCCGCCTCCCGCGACAGGGTCCCCGGTCCCCCGAGATCTCAATGCCACCCCCGAGGAGACGGCCATTCAGCAGGACATGGAAGCGATGCTGCGCGAGGCGCTCGGCTCCTTGCGGCCCGAAGATGCCGAGACCTTGCGCCTGTACGCGCGCGGCGACCGGGCCGCCATTGCAGCCGCCACGTTCCGCAAGCGCGTGCAGCGCTCGCTGGTACGGCTGCGCGCCGTCTGGAAGGTGAAGCATGGCTGA
- a CDS encoding DMT family transporter codes for MEQTRGRAEFRAAAQTLAAAALFGAATPIAKGLLASIGPLSLAGILYLGAAASVLPAVLRQRPPSVTLLRHNAARLAGVIFLGGVLAPALLLAGLSFARAASVSLWLSLEPLATVLLAWLFFKEDLRGRAWLSAGLVLVASLLLAWPGGSQLGLAALLVALACLCWGLDNNLTSLIDALTPAQTTLIKGAIAGSTNLFAGCLIIGDAPAYRMVGLALLVGALCYGLSLVLYIGSAQQLGAARSQLLFSTAPFWGATLAWTFLAEPVLPVQIASGAMMFVALWILRGERHEHRHSHAAVEHVHWHRHDDGHHDHAHEVPPPAAGHSHVHAHEAKTHAHAHRPDLHHRHDH; via the coding sequence ATGGAACAGACCCGAGGCCGGGCCGAGTTTCGGGCCGCGGCGCAGACGCTCGCCGCGGCGGCGCTGTTCGGCGCCGCCACCCCGATCGCCAAGGGCCTCCTCGCATCCATCGGCCCGCTGAGCCTGGCCGGTATCCTCTACCTGGGCGCGGCGGCGTCGGTGCTGCCGGCGGTGCTGCGGCAGAGACCGCCCTCGGTCACCCTCCTCCGGCATAACGCCGCACGCCTGGCCGGCGTCATCTTCCTCGGTGGAGTCCTGGCACCGGCACTGCTCCTCGCCGGGCTGTCCTTCGCACGGGCCGCCTCGGTCTCGCTCTGGTTGAGCCTGGAGCCGCTCGCCACCGTCCTGCTTGCCTGGCTCTTCTTCAAGGAGGATCTCCGTGGGCGCGCCTGGCTCAGCGCCGGCCTGGTGCTCGTCGCGAGCCTGCTGCTCGCATGGCCAGGCGGGTCGCAGCTCGGCCTCGCGGCACTGCTCGTGGCTCTGGCCTGTCTGTGCTGGGGACTTGACAATAACCTGACCTCCCTGATCGACGCGCTCACGCCCGCTCAGACGACGCTCATCAAGGGCGCCATCGCCGGAAGCACCAACCTCTTTGCGGGCTGCCTGATCATCGGGGATGCGCCTGCGTATCGCATGGTGGGATTGGCGCTGCTGGTGGGCGCCCTCTGCTATGGCCTGTCGCTGGTTCTCTATATCGGGAGTGCCCAGCAGCTCGGGGCGGCGCGCTCGCAGCTCCTGTTTTCGACCGCTCCCTTCTGGGGCGCGACCCTGGCATGGACGTTTCTGGCTGAGCCAGTTCTTCCGGTCCAGATCGCTTCCGGCGCCATGATGTTCGTGGCGTTGTGGATCTTGCGGGGTGAGCGCCATGAGCACCGGCATTCGCACGCGGCCGTGGAGCACGTGCACTGGCATCGTCACGACGATGGGCACCACGACCATGCCCATGAAGTCCCGCCTCCCGCCGCGGGTCACAGCCACGTCCACGCGCATGAGGCGAAGACCCATGCGCACGCGCATCGCCCCGATCTGCATCACCGGCACGATCATTGA